One window from the genome of Nicotiana tomentosiformis chromosome 5, ASM39032v3, whole genome shotgun sequence encodes:
- the LOC104114906 gene encoding uncharacterized protein isoform X1, with protein MDSSSLTCKKLTVITVLAVLIQVIGLALFVLGFFPVKPALSGFSGVEGFYQPGADSAEFQNTTNLSESQLKYLYQDLSLVPPLFDRLILMVIDGLPAEFVLGKDGQPPQKAFKEAMPYTQSLLSKGRAIGYHAKAAPPTVTMPRLKAMVSGAVGGFLDVAFNFNTQALLDDNIIVQFLKVGWKIVMHGDDTWLKLFPGMFSRHDGVSSFFVKDTVQVDQNVSRHLVDELGRTDWSLLILHYLGLDHVGHLGGRNSVLMAPKLGEMDEVIKTIDLNSLPTNDNNQGRTLLLVVSDHGMTENGNHGGSSYEETDSLALFIGPTNFGSTSGTPNKANQVDLASTLALLFGVPIPKNNVGMLMAETFKSLTVEQQLRLLELNSWQLLRLLEAQLPGLVCENFLCDVFRDDGSGRTRGYNSVEETFCCLYMKAADLHRSWKSGEEKRSANEDNCHSILVAYHNFLRTASEWLSHRATDKPVGRLIIGVAAMLVSCLILLSLMFFLGKQVFYEQNQQFFNAKNDLRWWHLDEILILVVIIIVVISMGSSSLVEEEQYIWHFVTSSFYLVSLRKVMQHITTRTKQNTSATLSQKRNNYIQICSIFVILISGRLLRGWHQGGVNWTHLPDISKWLEQAGSTYIKFFQLVSGILLITISLVSLPWSQRSKRNIVTVVSLMHLFPGFLVLYYIIRYQELSFGTGSYDATLMAQIIYAVLGFCSTTIVVAVPWCIPLQNHTLSVHEVRLPAQRKVWGLGFRNSAYVIGLSYVYYWSLLQLLLQQPINSLPVLFLFLQVLASIWYSSGSDQHLRQWVEVAALYYMGMAGHFGLGNTNTLATIDVAGAFIGVLNHSTILSGILMFIITYASPMLYLLSMVMYTSVKDTSGCNIGSLLKRTLGFPCLVPLGLNSILLIAYTIVLLLMRNHLFVWSVFSPKFLYVCATTICVCLGVSVVASTVIYISLVLAFREKLQTHTD; from the exons ATGGATTCATCTTCATTAACATGTAAAAAGCTAACAGTAATTACAGTATTAGCAGTTTTAATCCAAGTAATTGGCCTTGCTCTTTTTGTTCTTGGTTTCTTCCCTGTAAAGCCAGCACTCTCTGGATTCAG TGGGGTAGAGGGTTTTTATCAACCTGGAGCAGATTCAGCTGAGTTTCAGAATACCACCAATTTATCAGAAAGTCAGCTCAAATATCTGTACCAG GACTTGTCTTTGGTACCTCCTTTATTTGACCGCTTGATACTCATG GTCATTGATGGTCTTCCAGCCGAATTCGTGCTTGGGAAAGATGGTCAACCTCCGCAGAAAGCTTTCAAGGAAGCTATGCCATATACTCAATCATTATTGAGTAAGGGAAGGGCGATTGGTTATCATGCGAAGGCTGCACCTCCCACTGTCACAATGCCTCGCTTGAAG GCCATGGTTTCTGGTGCTGTTGGGGGATTTCTGGACGTTGCTTTCAATTTCAACACGCAAGCTCTGTTGGATGACAACATAATTG TGCAATTTCTAAAAGTTGGTTGGAAAATTGTGATGCATGGTGATGACACATGGCTTAAATTGTTTCCTGGAATGTTTTCGAGGCATGATGGTGTTAGCAGTTTCTTT GTTAAAGACACTGTCCAAGTAGATCAAAATGTATCTCGACACTTGGTTGATGAACTTGGTCGCACTGACTGGAGTCTTCTG ATTCTTCATTATCTTGGCTTGGATCATGTTGGACATCTTGGTGGACGCAATAG TGTGCTGATGGCCCCCAAACTTGGAGAGATGGATGAAGTGATCAAGACGATCGATCTAAATTCTTTACCTACCAATGATAATAATCAAGGACGGACACTCTTG TTGGTAGTAAGTGACCATGGAATGACTGAAAATGGAAATCACGGAGGATCATCATATGAGGAAACTGACTCTTTGGCACTTTTTATTGGTCCAACAAATTTTGGAAGCACATCAGGCACCCCTAATAAGGCCAACCAG GTGGACCTTGCTTCAACATTAGCTCTTCTTTTTGGTGTTCCAATACCGAAGAACAATGTTGGCATGTTGATGGCAGAAACTTTCAAATCATTAACAG TTGAACAACAACTCAGGTTATTGGAGTTGAATTCCTGGCAATTGCTTAGGCTACTTGAAGCGCAATTACCTGGTTTAGTATGTGAAAACTTCTTATGCGACGTCTTCAGGGATGATGGATCTGGTCGAACAAGAGGTTACAATAGTGTGGAAGAGACCTTTTGTTGTTTGTATATGAAGGCTGCAGATCTTCACAGATCGTGGAAATCTGGGGAAGAGAAAAG ATCTGCTAATGAGGACAATTGTCACAGTATTCTTGTGGCATATCATAATTTCTTAAGAACTGCAAGTGAGTGGCTATCTCATAGGGCAACTGAC AAACCTGTTGGCCGACTTATAATTGGAGTGGCAGCTATGCTCGTTTCATGTTTGATATTGCTAAGCCTTATGTTTTTTCTAGGGAAGCAAGTCTTCTATGAGCAGAATCAGCAGTTTTTTAACGCCAAGAATGACCTGCGATGGTGGCATTTGGATGAGATTCTTATTCTGGTAGTAATTATTATTGTTGTCATAAGCATGGGATCGAGTTCTCTGGTGGAGGAAGAACAATACATATGGCATTTTGTGACATCCTCGTTTTATTTGGTATCTCTCCGAAAAGTAATGCAGCATATCACAACAAGGACAAAGCAAAATACAAGTGCTACCTTGAGTCAGAAGAGGAATAATTATATCCAGATTTGCTCAATTTTTGTGATTCTCATTTCCGGGAGACTTTTGAGAGGATGGCATCAAGGTGGCGTTAATTGGACTCATCTTCCTGACATTTCAAAATGGTTGGAGCAGGCGGGAAGCACTTATATAAAGTTTTTCCAGCTGGTGTCGGGTATCCTCCTAATCACTATAAGCTTAGTTTCTCTTCCGTGGTCCCAACGGTCAAAAAGGAATATCGTGACTGTGGTTTCCTTAATGCACTTGTTCCCTGGGTTTCTGGTTCTATATTATATCATTAGATATCAAGAACTTTCGTTCGGTACAGGTAGCTATGATGCTACTTTAATGGCTCAGATAATTTATGCCGTCCTAGGTTTCTGTTCAACGACTATTGTTGTTGCTGTACCATGGTGTATACCTCTCCAAAATCATACGCTTTCTGTGCATGAAGTCCGCTTGCCCGCCCAAAGAAAGGTTTGGGGTTTAGGTTTCAGGAATTCTGCCTATGTGATTGGCTTGAGTTATGTATATTATTGGTCTCTTTTACAGCTATTATTGCAGCAGCCCATAAACTCATTGCCTGTACTATTTCTCTTCTTGCAAGTACTAGCTAGCATTTGGTATTCTTCCGGTTCCGACCAGCATCTCAGGCAATGGGTTGAG GTGGCTGCACTTTATTATATGGGAATGGCAGGCCATTTTGGTCTCGGCAACACCAACACCCTTGCTACAATCGATGTTGCTGGTGCTTTTATT GGTGTCTTGAACCACTCGACTATACTTTCTGGCATCTTAATGTTcattattacatatgcttcaccaATGTTATACCTCCTTAGCATGGTGATGTACACTTCTGTGAAGGACACAAGTGGTTGCAACATTGGATCTTTGCTTAAGCGGACGCTTGGTTTTCCTTGTCTGGTTCCGTTGGGCTTGAATTCCATTCTTTTGATAGCTTACACAATTGTGTTGCTGCTAATGAGGAATCATTTATTTGTTTGGAGTGTATTTTCTCCCAA GTTCTTGTACGTCTGTGCTACGACCATTTGTGTCTGTCTTGGGGTATCTGTTGTAGCTTCAACTGTGATCTATATCTCTTTGGTCTTGGCGTTCCGAGAAAAGTTGCAGACTCATACAGACTAG
- the LOC104114906 gene encoding uncharacterized protein isoform X2: MVVNLVKLQDLSLVPPLFDRLILMVIDGLPAEFVLGKDGQPPQKAFKEAMPYTQSLLSKGRAIGYHAKAAPPTVTMPRLKAMVSGAVGGFLDVAFNFNTQALLDDNIIVQFLKVGWKIVMHGDDTWLKLFPGMFSRHDGVSSFFVKDTVQVDQNVSRHLVDELGRTDWSLLILHYLGLDHVGHLGGRNSVLMAPKLGEMDEVIKTIDLNSLPTNDNNQGRTLLLVVSDHGMTENGNHGGSSYEETDSLALFIGPTNFGSTSGTPNKANQVDLASTLALLFGVPIPKNNVGMLMAETFKSLTVEQQLRLLELNSWQLLRLLEAQLPGLVCENFLCDVFRDDGSGRTRGYNSVEETFCCLYMKAADLHRSWKSGEEKRSANEDNCHSILVAYHNFLRTASEWLSHRATDKPVGRLIIGVAAMLVSCLILLSLMFFLGKQVFYEQNQQFFNAKNDLRWWHLDEILILVVIIIVVISMGSSSLVEEEQYIWHFVTSSFYLVSLRKVMQHITTRTKQNTSATLSQKRNNYIQICSIFVILISGRLLRGWHQGGVNWTHLPDISKWLEQAGSTYIKFFQLVSGILLITISLVSLPWSQRSKRNIVTVVSLMHLFPGFLVLYYIIRYQELSFGTGSYDATLMAQIIYAVLGFCSTTIVVAVPWCIPLQNHTLSVHEVRLPAQRKVWGLGFRNSAYVIGLSYVYYWSLLQLLLQQPINSLPVLFLFLQVLASIWYSSGSDQHLRQWVEVAALYYMGMAGHFGLGNTNTLATIDVAGAFIGVLNHSTILSGILMFIITYASPMLYLLSMVMYTSVKDTSGCNIGSLLKRTLGFPCLVPLGLNSILLIAYTIVLLLMRNHLFVWSVFSPKFLYVCATTICVCLGVSVVASTVIYISLVLAFREKLQTHTD, translated from the exons ATGGTCGTGAATTTGGTAAAACTGCAGGACTTGTCTTTGGTACCTCCTTTATTTGACCGCTTGATACTCATG GTCATTGATGGTCTTCCAGCCGAATTCGTGCTTGGGAAAGATGGTCAACCTCCGCAGAAAGCTTTCAAGGAAGCTATGCCATATACTCAATCATTATTGAGTAAGGGAAGGGCGATTGGTTATCATGCGAAGGCTGCACCTCCCACTGTCACAATGCCTCGCTTGAAG GCCATGGTTTCTGGTGCTGTTGGGGGATTTCTGGACGTTGCTTTCAATTTCAACACGCAAGCTCTGTTGGATGACAACATAATTG TGCAATTTCTAAAAGTTGGTTGGAAAATTGTGATGCATGGTGATGACACATGGCTTAAATTGTTTCCTGGAATGTTTTCGAGGCATGATGGTGTTAGCAGTTTCTTT GTTAAAGACACTGTCCAAGTAGATCAAAATGTATCTCGACACTTGGTTGATGAACTTGGTCGCACTGACTGGAGTCTTCTG ATTCTTCATTATCTTGGCTTGGATCATGTTGGACATCTTGGTGGACGCAATAG TGTGCTGATGGCCCCCAAACTTGGAGAGATGGATGAAGTGATCAAGACGATCGATCTAAATTCTTTACCTACCAATGATAATAATCAAGGACGGACACTCTTG TTGGTAGTAAGTGACCATGGAATGACTGAAAATGGAAATCACGGAGGATCATCATATGAGGAAACTGACTCTTTGGCACTTTTTATTGGTCCAACAAATTTTGGAAGCACATCAGGCACCCCTAATAAGGCCAACCAG GTGGACCTTGCTTCAACATTAGCTCTTCTTTTTGGTGTTCCAATACCGAAGAACAATGTTGGCATGTTGATGGCAGAAACTTTCAAATCATTAACAG TTGAACAACAACTCAGGTTATTGGAGTTGAATTCCTGGCAATTGCTTAGGCTACTTGAAGCGCAATTACCTGGTTTAGTATGTGAAAACTTCTTATGCGACGTCTTCAGGGATGATGGATCTGGTCGAACAAGAGGTTACAATAGTGTGGAAGAGACCTTTTGTTGTTTGTATATGAAGGCTGCAGATCTTCACAGATCGTGGAAATCTGGGGAAGAGAAAAG ATCTGCTAATGAGGACAATTGTCACAGTATTCTTGTGGCATATCATAATTTCTTAAGAACTGCAAGTGAGTGGCTATCTCATAGGGCAACTGAC AAACCTGTTGGCCGACTTATAATTGGAGTGGCAGCTATGCTCGTTTCATGTTTGATATTGCTAAGCCTTATGTTTTTTCTAGGGAAGCAAGTCTTCTATGAGCAGAATCAGCAGTTTTTTAACGCCAAGAATGACCTGCGATGGTGGCATTTGGATGAGATTCTTATTCTGGTAGTAATTATTATTGTTGTCATAAGCATGGGATCGAGTTCTCTGGTGGAGGAAGAACAATACATATGGCATTTTGTGACATCCTCGTTTTATTTGGTATCTCTCCGAAAAGTAATGCAGCATATCACAACAAGGACAAAGCAAAATACAAGTGCTACCTTGAGTCAGAAGAGGAATAATTATATCCAGATTTGCTCAATTTTTGTGATTCTCATTTCCGGGAGACTTTTGAGAGGATGGCATCAAGGTGGCGTTAATTGGACTCATCTTCCTGACATTTCAAAATGGTTGGAGCAGGCGGGAAGCACTTATATAAAGTTTTTCCAGCTGGTGTCGGGTATCCTCCTAATCACTATAAGCTTAGTTTCTCTTCCGTGGTCCCAACGGTCAAAAAGGAATATCGTGACTGTGGTTTCCTTAATGCACTTGTTCCCTGGGTTTCTGGTTCTATATTATATCATTAGATATCAAGAACTTTCGTTCGGTACAGGTAGCTATGATGCTACTTTAATGGCTCAGATAATTTATGCCGTCCTAGGTTTCTGTTCAACGACTATTGTTGTTGCTGTACCATGGTGTATACCTCTCCAAAATCATACGCTTTCTGTGCATGAAGTCCGCTTGCCCGCCCAAAGAAAGGTTTGGGGTTTAGGTTTCAGGAATTCTGCCTATGTGATTGGCTTGAGTTATGTATATTATTGGTCTCTTTTACAGCTATTATTGCAGCAGCCCATAAACTCATTGCCTGTACTATTTCTCTTCTTGCAAGTACTAGCTAGCATTTGGTATTCTTCCGGTTCCGACCAGCATCTCAGGCAATGGGTTGAG GTGGCTGCACTTTATTATATGGGAATGGCAGGCCATTTTGGTCTCGGCAACACCAACACCCTTGCTACAATCGATGTTGCTGGTGCTTTTATT GGTGTCTTGAACCACTCGACTATACTTTCTGGCATCTTAATGTTcattattacatatgcttcaccaATGTTATACCTCCTTAGCATGGTGATGTACACTTCTGTGAAGGACACAAGTGGTTGCAACATTGGATCTTTGCTTAAGCGGACGCTTGGTTTTCCTTGTCTGGTTCCGTTGGGCTTGAATTCCATTCTTTTGATAGCTTACACAATTGTGTTGCTGCTAATGAGGAATCATTTATTTGTTTGGAGTGTATTTTCTCCCAA GTTCTTGTACGTCTGTGCTACGACCATTTGTGTCTGTCTTGGGGTATCTGTTGTAGCTTCAACTGTGATCTATATCTCTTTGGTCTTGGCGTTCCGAGAAAAGTTGCAGACTCATACAGACTAG
- the LOC104114906 gene encoding uncharacterized protein isoform X3 yields the protein MDSSSLTCKKLTVITVLAVLIQVIGLALFVLGFFPVKPALSGFSGVEGFYQPGADSAEFQNTTNLSESQLKYLYQDLSLVPPLFDRLILMVIDGLPAEFVLGKDGQPPQKAFKEAMPYTQSLLSKGRAIGYHAKAAPPTVTMPRLKAMVSGAVGGFLDVAFNFNTQALLDDNIIVQFLKVGWKIVMHGDDTWLKLFPGMFSRHDGVSSFFVKDTVQVDQNVSRHLVDELGRTDWSLLILHYLGLDHVGHLGGRNSVLMAPKLGEMDEVIKTIDLNSLPTNDNNQGRTLLLVVSDHGMTENGNHGGSSYEETDSLALFIGPTNFGSTSGTPNKANQVDLASTLALLFGVPIPKNNVGMLMAETFKSLTVEQQLRLLELNSWQLLRLLEAQLPGLVCENFLCDVFRDDGSGRTRGYNSVEETFCCLYMKAADLHRSWKSGEEKRSANEDNCHSILVAYHNFLRTASEWLSHRATDKPVGRLIIGVAAMLVSCLILLSLMFFLGKQVFYEQNQQFFNAKNDLRWWHLDEILILVVIIIVVISMGSSSLVEEEQYIWHFVTSSFYLVSLRKVMQHITTRTKQNTSATLSQKRNNYIQICSIFVILISGRLLRGWHQGGVNWTHLPDISKWLEQAGSTYIKFFQLVSGILLITISLVSLPWSQRSKRNIVTVVSLMHLFPGFLVLYYIIRYQELSFGTGSYDATLMAQIIYAVLGFCSTTIVVAVPWCIPLQNHTLSVHEVRLPAQRKVWGLGFRNSAYVIGLSYVYYWSLLQLLLQQPINSLPVLFLFLQVLASIWYSSGSDQHLRQWVEVAALYYMGMAGHFGLGNTNTLATIDVAGAFILI from the exons ATGGATTCATCTTCATTAACATGTAAAAAGCTAACAGTAATTACAGTATTAGCAGTTTTAATCCAAGTAATTGGCCTTGCTCTTTTTGTTCTTGGTTTCTTCCCTGTAAAGCCAGCACTCTCTGGATTCAG TGGGGTAGAGGGTTTTTATCAACCTGGAGCAGATTCAGCTGAGTTTCAGAATACCACCAATTTATCAGAAAGTCAGCTCAAATATCTGTACCAG GACTTGTCTTTGGTACCTCCTTTATTTGACCGCTTGATACTCATG GTCATTGATGGTCTTCCAGCCGAATTCGTGCTTGGGAAAGATGGTCAACCTCCGCAGAAAGCTTTCAAGGAAGCTATGCCATATACTCAATCATTATTGAGTAAGGGAAGGGCGATTGGTTATCATGCGAAGGCTGCACCTCCCACTGTCACAATGCCTCGCTTGAAG GCCATGGTTTCTGGTGCTGTTGGGGGATTTCTGGACGTTGCTTTCAATTTCAACACGCAAGCTCTGTTGGATGACAACATAATTG TGCAATTTCTAAAAGTTGGTTGGAAAATTGTGATGCATGGTGATGACACATGGCTTAAATTGTTTCCTGGAATGTTTTCGAGGCATGATGGTGTTAGCAGTTTCTTT GTTAAAGACACTGTCCAAGTAGATCAAAATGTATCTCGACACTTGGTTGATGAACTTGGTCGCACTGACTGGAGTCTTCTG ATTCTTCATTATCTTGGCTTGGATCATGTTGGACATCTTGGTGGACGCAATAG TGTGCTGATGGCCCCCAAACTTGGAGAGATGGATGAAGTGATCAAGACGATCGATCTAAATTCTTTACCTACCAATGATAATAATCAAGGACGGACACTCTTG TTGGTAGTAAGTGACCATGGAATGACTGAAAATGGAAATCACGGAGGATCATCATATGAGGAAACTGACTCTTTGGCACTTTTTATTGGTCCAACAAATTTTGGAAGCACATCAGGCACCCCTAATAAGGCCAACCAG GTGGACCTTGCTTCAACATTAGCTCTTCTTTTTGGTGTTCCAATACCGAAGAACAATGTTGGCATGTTGATGGCAGAAACTTTCAAATCATTAACAG TTGAACAACAACTCAGGTTATTGGAGTTGAATTCCTGGCAATTGCTTAGGCTACTTGAAGCGCAATTACCTGGTTTAGTATGTGAAAACTTCTTATGCGACGTCTTCAGGGATGATGGATCTGGTCGAACAAGAGGTTACAATAGTGTGGAAGAGACCTTTTGTTGTTTGTATATGAAGGCTGCAGATCTTCACAGATCGTGGAAATCTGGGGAAGAGAAAAG ATCTGCTAATGAGGACAATTGTCACAGTATTCTTGTGGCATATCATAATTTCTTAAGAACTGCAAGTGAGTGGCTATCTCATAGGGCAACTGAC AAACCTGTTGGCCGACTTATAATTGGAGTGGCAGCTATGCTCGTTTCATGTTTGATATTGCTAAGCCTTATGTTTTTTCTAGGGAAGCAAGTCTTCTATGAGCAGAATCAGCAGTTTTTTAACGCCAAGAATGACCTGCGATGGTGGCATTTGGATGAGATTCTTATTCTGGTAGTAATTATTATTGTTGTCATAAGCATGGGATCGAGTTCTCTGGTGGAGGAAGAACAATACATATGGCATTTTGTGACATCCTCGTTTTATTTGGTATCTCTCCGAAAAGTAATGCAGCATATCACAACAAGGACAAAGCAAAATACAAGTGCTACCTTGAGTCAGAAGAGGAATAATTATATCCAGATTTGCTCAATTTTTGTGATTCTCATTTCCGGGAGACTTTTGAGAGGATGGCATCAAGGTGGCGTTAATTGGACTCATCTTCCTGACATTTCAAAATGGTTGGAGCAGGCGGGAAGCACTTATATAAAGTTTTTCCAGCTGGTGTCGGGTATCCTCCTAATCACTATAAGCTTAGTTTCTCTTCCGTGGTCCCAACGGTCAAAAAGGAATATCGTGACTGTGGTTTCCTTAATGCACTTGTTCCCTGGGTTTCTGGTTCTATATTATATCATTAGATATCAAGAACTTTCGTTCGGTACAGGTAGCTATGATGCTACTTTAATGGCTCAGATAATTTATGCCGTCCTAGGTTTCTGTTCAACGACTATTGTTGTTGCTGTACCATGGTGTATACCTCTCCAAAATCATACGCTTTCTGTGCATGAAGTCCGCTTGCCCGCCCAAAGAAAGGTTTGGGGTTTAGGTTTCAGGAATTCTGCCTATGTGATTGGCTTGAGTTATGTATATTATTGGTCTCTTTTACAGCTATTATTGCAGCAGCCCATAAACTCATTGCCTGTACTATTTCTCTTCTTGCAAGTACTAGCTAGCATTTGGTATTCTTCCGGTTCCGACCAGCATCTCAGGCAATGGGTTGAG GTGGCTGCACTTTATTATATGGGAATGGCAGGCCATTTTGGTCTCGGCAACACCAACACCCTTGCTACAATCGATGTTGCTGGTGCTTTTATT TTGATTTGA